The DNA region acaaacaaatcacatgCATGATTCATCACATGCACTCCCCTGAACATCAAGACCACTGTCTCCTGAGTGATAGTGTGTGAGCATTGACTGTGACTattaagttgttgttttttgtgataATGGAGCACCAAGTGTGActtgaaaatattatttttatatgaaCTGAAGAGCTGTTAGTTTATTTTCTGCTCATAAAATATCCTCATGTGTAACAGTGCTGATGTAACAATTTAACTTTTAACAAGTTGAACAAAAGTGTGAGTAGgcgaagtgtgtgtttttgtatctgcagggctccaaaACGCAATCATTTAGTcgcattttgtgaccatggagcaaggtcaaaggtcagatttAGTAAGGTAAATTTACATAGGTTAGTTTTAGAAAAAGATACATTGTTGGGTGTCATCACAGCcgtacttaacataaaggtACGTAGGTTAGccttaggcaagtaaagttatgtaggtttaggaaaagaaacttgTGTAACGTACTTTTAAAtaacttggtttcacatgggacatgaatACTGATCTCCTGGGGGAATGTCCTGCGTTTGTTTGACCTattcaccaccccaacctgcctccttaagTGGACATTGGTTATTTATACTTCTCCCTTTTTTACTACCTTTGGTGCTttagtcacatgatcacagccttcctgaTGGGTTACATACTCTggtgcattgcttttcataGGTTTATGTAGGAAGAGTGCGTGAGAATAGGCTGAACATACACATCAGGGTGTTCAATGCACCACCATTTTCGTTTAAATAATTGTTTTGCTTGACATGACCATGTCCCAGATGGGTGTATGTGGGACTCAGCTGACCAGAACTGGTTGGAAAGTCAGAGGGTATCTAGTGGACAAGTGGAGGATGGCAGGTCTTGGTAGTTCCTCAGAAATGCACTGGCCTGGGGGAAGTGAGAAGTAGTGGGGTAGTGCAGGGTATTTTCCACTAATGTAAGGCTACAACATGCTCTGTACGtacatctgttaatctgtaatTTGGATGCTTTACTTCTGCAGTGGGTTCTGGGGGAAAATGGAGCACTGAAAGCCAAACTGGTTCACACGTCAACCTACCAGCCACCCTCACTTAAAGGTAAATGCACAGTTTTCAATATATTTTCATGTGCTTCAAATATTTGTTTGAATTTATGTAACAAATGACCAAAGTGAAAGATTTTGGGAGACCTAATTCTGCTGAAGCAACTGCCATGTGGTCTATATCTGTTTGGAATACGTGCATATCCAAAAACagtgagaggtgtgtgtgtgtgtgtgtgcgtgtgtgtgtgtgtgtgtgtgtgtgtgtgtgtaaatgtgtgtgttatatgAGATTAGGAGCAGAGACAGCTGTGAGTCTGTTCTGGATCATCCTGGATTATAGGATGGGCACACAGCTGCAACATggtctcacacatacacagatacaACCAGAGtcacacaaatataaacacacacaaaaacattactgTCTGACATTTAATATGTGTACAATATATCATGATTTATCTCCTGCTTTTGTGACTTTGACCCTTACAGTCATTACTGTTGCTGCCTGAATTGTCAACATTGTTTGACTGAAAATGTTTTCGTGTGATAAAATGCATTGTACTCCACCACCCCATGACACCACCGTTGTGCAGCAAAGTACACCCAACCACATCCATCAGTGATGCTTTCAACAGAGCAGAATGACATGTTTGAAGTTCTACCAATAGGTACTTTGGGAGAAAATATAATATCAAAAGGGTAAAACTTTTACAATGGAAGCCAGTAGCAGAATACCAGTAAGTATAGATATCATGActccttttttgttattatttattgaaCCACTTGCTCACTCTGTTAGAGCTCATCCTTTAATAATGCATATAACTAACGccacatttccactgcatggtactCTACAGCAACTCGACTCGGTCTTTTGGGTTTTCCATTTGCAAAAGCTGTGAATCGTATTCCACACCTGGTGCTTTCTTTTTTGGTACCACCTCAGTCAAGGTTCCAAGTGAGCTGTGCCAATACTAGAAGGTGGAGTTAACACACTGCAGACCACTTATTGGTCAGAGAGAATCATTACTAGCCCGACATGGAGCACCCTACACCTACCTATGATTTTTAAAGAGATGGTAtcacagcagtttcatgtggcgACCCTGTGGCAATCATCTGATAATCCCATGTACATTGAGGGGGTACTAACCGCAGTGGAAAACAAATAGAGAAAAGGACCTGGTTCTATTAATGAGTCGAGTCGTACTGAGTCGTACCATGCTGTGGAAATGCAGCAAATTTTACCTACATCACtttatatgcagatgatattGTCCTATTCTTAATTAACTAATCAGTGTCATTTTCTGCATGTACTAAATTGTCAGAAGTTGTATGGAACATTTTATGGTTACCAACTATGCAAAATCGTATGTTCtttgtcagtctaaatgagtgatgCTGTGGTCAAAGTTGAAACAAGCTTGAACCTGCCAACCTGAAAAACATAGCTTCTTAACCAGGAGTTAAGTTAGTCTTGAAATCTGCGATGAACATTTTTATGATTATGATAATGTATCAAACGACAATATGACAGCATGAGAGTTGTCACCAGTAGTGATGAGCCAATAAAGAATTTTTACTCAAATCTGCACCTAACTTTAAAGAACTTTAGAACGAGTTTCCActcattgttttgattttcagCTCGTAACTTTACTGTTCTGGTTTCGCTAGCACTGTGTTACTTTtggctgcagcaggcagctgaaTTTATCAAAcagccaaacagcagacagacacattaACAACTAGCTGGTGAATGTTGTGGAGAATTTAGCAGTCTACgtgccagatatttccctcaggagttggtttGACaccaaaacagagttaaaaTAAGTCAATATGGACTTAGATTCATTAGATGGCCCGAAACATGACTCAAAATtaatgataatatttctctGAAACTGCTGGATGTATAAATAATCAACTAAGTTGCAAACGGGTTTGTCATACCAGCTTaaaaggtgataatatgtcagtgttgcaACAAGGTTTCCAACCTAGACAACCACATAAGTAATTTGTTTTTACCTTTGAATATGACCCAAAGGAGCATTTCATAAGTAAGAGTCCCTGCCAGTGGCAGATCAAAACATCCTCACACCTAAACTACTGTTTGCTATAACTCCCAAAACAACATATGACTGTGGTTAATGTTATGAAACAGTTACagtttggttaggtttgggcCAAAGTTGTGGTTTGGATTAAAATTAGTATGTTTGTTAAGTATGTAAGCTAACTTTCTTACGTACGTACGTAGGTTAACTTCATCTGTAGGAGAACTAACATATGTGTGTAAGTTAAAATAACTCACAGTTTACTTTTGGTTTTACCTGGGACACTTTGTCAAAATACTGTTTGTTTTACCCATTCATCCACCCCGACATCCTCCCTTCACAGACTTTGTCGCTCCTTATACTATGTCAGCCGACGTCCTCCTTTACTCCCTTCATATctctttcatccatccatccatccatccatccatcaagcCGTCCATTAGAGGGGTGAAGTGAATCGATTGATACATGAAGATCACTTCATGTATCAATCGACGCGATTCTTAAACCAGTTTTGTACTTCCAGCTGTCCAGAGGATGGCCCAGGCCCACCTAGCATCCCTAGACATGTCCTCTGTGGACAAAGAGGATCCATCTTCTggggaggaagatgaggaacGTGAGAAGGACAGCCCGCAAACAGCCTCAGCTACAGGTGAGTGAGACTGGGTGGTCTTTCACATTATGCTATTTTAGCCATCTTATACTGGCATTTGCTCCACACATAGACATTGCTTACACTTTTGAAATCTCTTTCTTGTCAGATCTAAGGGAAGAAAGCAAACCTCTCAGGGATCAGTGTTCTCCGCCGGTCAGTTTGACAGGCAGTGCTGATCCCAGCCGTCACCAcggagatgaagaggaggccaaagaaagagaggagagaaaaggagaatgACAAAAGAATAGGCCTCCGATGGAGACAGAGTGTTAGCGTGGAACAGACTTGCATAGCACACGTATAGGCCATTTGTGTGCGTGCATGGGTGCACGTATGAGTGTGTGTTATTTgggtctgtgagtgtgtgcatgcatgcgaCAAAAGAGCTGAGTGTGGAAAAGACTGAGAGAGGAAAACAGATGGACATTGAGGAAGGTCAGAATATTAATGAGCGGGAATGAGGAAAAGTTTAACCTGAGACTTCAAGTCTCGGTCAGACGAGGAAGTCAGGGCTAAATTCCGATCAGCCAAGGACACTGCACAAGAAATATGAGAACTGCAATGAACTGTGGCATTTTCTCAAGTAAATAAATGTgcgttgttttttttggttcagGATTTAACTGAATTTATGAGACTTGCTCCTTGAGTAGTTTTTTGTTTCGTCCAGAAAACCATATCCATGTGTGACAAATCAGATTTTGAATCACCTTTATTCACATCATGTACAGGACATGTCACATAGTGATACTGGTGCTAAAACACACATCTTAACAACAACTAGAAAGAGCACATGATGCACACACGTCAAGATAACATAAGCCATCATGTAAAATACATACACACCATCTTAGAAATATTTTACAAACATGaaagatcgattttaagtgttgtgCAAAAATGTTTGATGAGGTTGTTATTTTAAAGTATGTCTCACACAATTCAGCCAAATATTATAAGTAAGATCCTGGGGCTATTATATGATACGCAGATATGATACTATAGATACCAGAagtgtggactcaagtcagataacttggactcgagtctgttttaagtaaaaaatgatcaaaaatgtGATGACTTTACATTGGACTTGTTAACATCAAGGACTCCTGACTTTACTTGGATTTAAGCCTTTTACTTGAAAATGGTTTataccttcccccaagcccaaagattaaaaagaaggtaaaaaaaaaaagtgtgctaCAAATCCTTCCCTTCTTGAATCAACGCTATTCAACACTTGAACCAAGGCTTCAACCCACTGAACCAATTCAACAGTGTcaaatcaagttgcaggagagaaccatgaagaactaacgATACGTTACTGAGCACAAGTTAGAAAAAATGATACCAACCATAATTTTGTTCCCGTACAAAAACTACACATAGTCAGTAAAAAACTATTTTCCAGTATGCAAAACAAGCAGGTCAAAAATTACAGATGGACACGCAACAACATTCAATGaaatagtgttagttcaggcaggacccgatgtcaagctcagctcacatcccagctacatcagctgatctcaaacagcccaatcaattGATGGAACAGTggactgatggaagggagtcagctgatgggtcacatgattcctttctatgcaactaTTGGCGAATCTCATatagggcgccctatttaaactgctctggcctgcctactgtggtctccaccccagctccttcTTTTCATGCtatgtctgacttatcagtgtcatttctgtttgtcattgatgctgctctgttctgttcctgagggggtctttgctgctgctctctctgccttaggctttccatgtaaacacattgaagggcagggaggtata from Epinephelus fuscoguttatus linkage group LG20, E.fuscoguttatus.final_Chr_v1 includes:
- the LOC125880422 gene encoding protein phosphatase 1 regulatory subunit 1B-like isoform X1, with translation MDPLLPVDTEVMERDADKDARRKIQFSVPSSVPTQLDPRQVEMVSARIRRRRPTPATLFRLTDPPSPEEDIGPHQWVLGENGALKAKLVHTSTYQPPSLKAVQRMAQAHLASLDMSSVDKEDPSSGEEDEEREKDSPQTASATDLREESKPLRDQCSPPVSLTGSADPSRHHGDEEEAKEREERKGE
- the LOC125880422 gene encoding protein phosphatase 1 regulatory subunit 1B-like isoform X2, whose protein sequence is MDPLLPVDTEVMERDADKDARRKIQFSVPSSVPTQLDPRQVEMIRRRRPTPATLFRLTDPPSPEEDIGPHQWVLGENGALKAKLVHTSTYQPPSLKAVQRMAQAHLASLDMSSVDKEDPSSGEEDEEREKDSPQTASATDLREESKPLRDQCSPPVSLTGSADPSRHHGDEEEAKEREERKGE